Proteins from one Caldilineales bacterium genomic window:
- a CDS encoding SCP2 sterol-binding domain-containing protein, with product MPFFTTSAQLRDVAEELFQRISRTPGATDDFARSRMLISVHLSEPDAFIGLNGRTRPVTFSYQPDGATPDLELHLTADTLHDVWMGTRRLRDAFFGGEIRTKGSIFKAMQLAPLFRQAEALYPQLLKEKGLLAN from the coding sequence ATGCCCTTCTTCACCACTTCCGCCCAACTACGCGACGTCGCCGAGGAACTATTCCAGCGCATTAGCCGAACGCCGGGGGCCACGGACGACTTCGCCCGCAGCCGAATGCTGATCAGCGTCCACCTCAGCGAACCCGACGCCTTCATCGGTCTGAACGGCCGCACCCGGCCCGTGACCTTCAGCTACCAGCCCGATGGCGCCACCCCTGATCTGGAACTGCACTTGACCGCCGACACCCTGCACGATGTCTGGATGGGGACTCGACGGCTGCGCGATGCCTTCTTCGGCGGCGAGATCAGAACCAAAGGCTCGATCTTCAAGGCCATGCAGCTGGCGCCGTTGTTCCGCCAGGCCGAGGCGCTGTATCCCCAACTGTTGAAGGAAAAGGGATTGCTGGCCAACTAA